Proteins encoded in a region of the Drosophila teissieri strain GT53w chromosome 4, Prin_Dtei_1.1, whole genome shotgun sequence genome:
- the LOC122622931 gene encoding RNA-binding protein MEX3B isoform X2, with translation MSAQVTSKIPTNINLKGSIQKTNPAHHHDMSEQSKVNESTLPLSEDPRTLQLALELSLVGFNDNQNCYAQPAQPLPMPLSAQNDFEIGTMNNMHTFSKVDSTLPISSAPNCLLLPTAGTASSEDRSKKSQNMTECVPVPSSEHVAEIVGRQGCKIKALRAKTNTYIKTPVRGEEPVFVVTGRKEDVNKAKREILSAADHFSLIRASRKPITDGHNNGIVGSASSSSGGAVPRMSGPPCMPGQVTIQVRVPYRVVGLVVGPKGATIKHIQQETQTYIVTPSREKEPIFEVTGLPDNVDTARKQIEAHIALRTGSGSGNADAITMQISNSVEANEYASLPSLTQILNDDLNSEILSSIYKNAHASTQEYANNSMKTIGNVSNSVQHVQGQHTGNCFQKSEFADMEIAANITATDIYDKRLPGNEVSMPLAKANVANIVFRTTSSKTLSFCTPTSTSASFHPNCNANILTRSCSSASSTTSTKSTNNSANTPPEILNIWKSISDSIDVDEGIGDSPSIWNQPANIIPTAHCSPTISISPTDSLLGMGEHSANQQNHNHIKDPTICNIPQKIKTIQVQSNAEKILIHRECFVCNENNVTTALVPCGHNMFCMECANHICLSMDAVCPVCNSIVYHAMRILG, from the exons ATGTCTGCTCAGGTCACATCGAAGATCCCTACTAACATTAATTTGAAAGGATCTATCCAGAAAACAAACCCAGCACACCATCACGATATGTCTGAACAATCCAAAGTCAATGAATCAACGCTACCACTGTCCGAAGATCCGAGGACATTGCAATTGGCGTTGGAACTATCATTGGTTGGATTTAACGACAATCAAAATTGCTATGCGCAACCTGCTCAACCGCTACCAATGCCCTTAAGTGCACAAAATGACTTTGAAATTGGGACCATGAACAACATGCACACATTTTCTAAAGTAGACAGCACGCTACCAATTTCATCGGCACCGAACTGCCTTCTATTACCGACTGCCGGCACCGCCAGTTCAGAAGATCGATCCAAAAAGTCGCAAAATATGACCGAATGTGTTCCAGTCCCCAGTTCTGAACATGTAGCAGAAATAGTGGGCAGACAGG GGTGCAAAATCAAAGCTTTGAGAGCCAAAACCAACACTTACATTAAGACGCCAGTTCGAGGGGAGGAACCTGTGTTCGTGGTGACTGGTCGAAAGGAAGATGTAAACAAGGCTAAACGAGAAATTCTTTCCGCTGCTGATCACTTTAGCTTAATACGCGCATCACGTAAGCCTATAACCGACGGTCACAACAACGGAATTGTAGGAAGTGCGAGTAGCTCTAGTGGTGGTGCAGTTCCTCGCATGTCAGGTCCCCCTTGTATGCCTGGTCAGGTAACCATTCAGGTACGTGTACCTTATCGGGTAGTGGGACTCGTTGTTGGACCAAAAGGCGCTACAATCAAACATATTCAACAAGAGACGCAAACTTACATTGTGACACCATCGCGAGAAAAGGAACCAATTTTTGAAGTTACTGGCTTGCCAGACAACGTTGATACTGCACGAAAGCAAATAGAAGCTCATATTGCTCTTCGAACTGGAAGTGGATCTGGAAATGCTGATGCTATTACTATGCAAATTAGTAATTCGGTTGAGGCTAATGAATACGCGTCACTGCCTTCATTAACGCAAATTCTAAATGATGATTTGAATTCGGAAATTTTATCGTCCATATACAAAAATGCCCATGCGTCTACTCAAGAGTATGCAAATAATTCAATGAAGACGATTGGAAACGTAAGCAATTCAGTGCAGCACGTGCAAGGTCAGCATACTGGTAACTGTTTTCAAAAATCTGAGTTTGCTGATATGGAAATAGCAGCAAATATAACGGCAACAGATATATATGACAAACGTCTTCCTGGAAATGAAGTTTCTATGCCTTTGGCCAAAGCTAATGTTGCTAATATTGTTTTTCGCACTACGTCTAGTAAAACATTGTCTTTCTGTACTCCCACATCTACATCGGCATCGTTTCATCCCAACTGTAATGCCAATATTTTAACAAGATCTTGTTCATCTGCTTCTTCTACAACTTCAACAAAAAGTACCAACAATAGCGCAAATACACCTCCAGAAATATTGAATATATGGAAAAGTATTAGTGATTCAATTGACGTTGACGAGGGTATAGGGGACTCTCCCAGTATTTGGAACCAACCAGCAAATATCATACCCACAGCTCACTGCTCGCCCACAATCTCAATTAGTCCTACCGACTCTCTTTTAGGTATGGGTGAACATTCTGCAAATCAACAAAATCATAACCACATTAAAGATCCCACTATTTGTAATATCCCACAAAAGATAAAAACCATTCAAGTGCAATCCAACGcagaaaaaattttaattcatcGTGAATGCTTTGTATGTAATGAAAATAATGTTACCACTGCTTTGGTTCCATGTGGTCACAATATGTTTTGTATGGAATGTGCTAATCACATCTGTCTTTCTATGGATGCTGTTTGTCCGGTTTGTAATTCTATTGTTTATCATGCAATGCGAATTTTAGGAtaa
- the LOC122622931 gene encoding RNA-binding protein MEX3B isoform X1 codes for MSTAHITNELSRFNRVSSSSPSSSISSVNLSSASVSPSFSSLRDSAVAPVLISLQKGYKSPTAMSAQVTSKIPTNINLKGSIQKTNPAHHHDMSEQSKVNESTLPLSEDPRTLQLALELSLVGFNDNQNCYAQPAQPLPMPLSAQNDFEIGTMNNMHTFSKVDSTLPISSAPNCLLLPTAGTASSEDRSKKSQNMTECVPVPSSEHVAEIVGRQGCKIKALRAKTNTYIKTPVRGEEPVFVVTGRKEDVNKAKREILSAADHFSLIRASRKPITDGHNNGIVGSASSSSGGAVPRMSGPPCMPGQVTIQVRVPYRVVGLVVGPKGATIKHIQQETQTYIVTPSREKEPIFEVTGLPDNVDTARKQIEAHIALRTGSGSGNADAITMQISNSVEANEYASLPSLTQILNDDLNSEILSSIYKNAHASTQEYANNSMKTIGNVSNSVQHVQGQHTGNCFQKSEFADMEIAANITATDIYDKRLPGNEVSMPLAKANVANIVFRTTSSKTLSFCTPTSTSASFHPNCNANILTRSCSSASSTTSTKSTNNSANTPPEILNIWKSISDSIDVDEGIGDSPSIWNQPANIIPTAHCSPTISISPTDSLLGMGEHSANQQNHNHIKDPTICNIPQKIKTIQVQSNAEKILIHRECFVCNENNVTTALVPCGHNMFCMECANHICLSMDAVCPVCNSIVYHAMRILG; via the exons ATGTCTACAGCACACATAACCAATGAATTAAGTAGATTCAACAGAGTGAGTTCAAGTTCTCCATCGAGTTCCATCTCATCCGTCAACTTGTCATCTGCTTCCGTGTCACCAAGCTTCTCCTCATTGCGAGATAGTGCTGTTGCACCGGTTTTAATTTCGCTTCAAAAAGGGTACAAGAGTCCAACTGCTATGTCTGCTCAGGTCACATCGAAGATCCCTACTAACATTAATTTGAAAGGATCTATCCAGAAAACAAACCCAGCACACCATCACGATATGTCTGAACAATCCAAAGTCAATGAATCAACGCTACCACTGTCCGAAGATCCGAGGACATTGCAATTGGCGTTGGAACTATCATTGGTTGGATTTAACGACAATCAAAATTGCTATGCGCAACCTGCTCAACCGCTACCAATGCCCTTAAGTGCACAAAATGACTTTGAAATTGGGACCATGAACAACATGCACACATTTTCTAAAGTAGACAGCACGCTACCAATTTCATCGGCACCGAACTGCCTTCTATTACCGACTGCCGGCACCGCCAGTTCAGAAGATCGATCCAAAAAGTCGCAAAATATGACCGAATGTGTTCCAGTCCCCAGTTCTGAACATGTAGCAGAAATAGTGGGCAGACAGG GGTGCAAAATCAAAGCTTTGAGAGCCAAAACCAACACTTACATTAAGACGCCAGTTCGAGGGGAGGAACCTGTGTTCGTGGTGACTGGTCGAAAGGAAGATGTAAACAAGGCTAAACGAGAAATTCTTTCCGCTGCTGATCACTTTAGCTTAATACGCGCATCACGTAAGCCTATAACCGACGGTCACAACAACGGAATTGTAGGAAGTGCGAGTAGCTCTAGTGGTGGTGCAGTTCCTCGCATGTCAGGTCCCCCTTGTATGCCTGGTCAGGTAACCATTCAGGTACGTGTACCTTATCGGGTAGTGGGACTCGTTGTTGGACCAAAAGGCGCTACAATCAAACATATTCAACAAGAGACGCAAACTTACATTGTGACACCATCGCGAGAAAAGGAACCAATTTTTGAAGTTACTGGCTTGCCAGACAACGTTGATACTGCACGAAAGCAAATAGAAGCTCATATTGCTCTTCGAACTGGAAGTGGATCTGGAAATGCTGATGCTATTACTATGCAAATTAGTAATTCGGTTGAGGCTAATGAATACGCGTCACTGCCTTCATTAACGCAAATTCTAAATGATGATTTGAATTCGGAAATTTTATCGTCCATATACAAAAATGCCCATGCGTCTACTCAAGAGTATGCAAATAATTCAATGAAGACGATTGGAAACGTAAGCAATTCAGTGCAGCACGTGCAAGGTCAGCATACTGGTAACTGTTTTCAAAAATCTGAGTTTGCTGATATGGAAATAGCAGCAAATATAACGGCAACAGATATATATGACAAACGTCTTCCTGGAAATGAAGTTTCTATGCCTTTGGCCAAAGCTAATGTTGCTAATATTGTTTTTCGCACTACGTCTAGTAAAACATTGTCTTTCTGTACTCCCACATCTACATCGGCATCGTTTCATCCCAACTGTAATGCCAATATTTTAACAAGATCTTGTTCATCTGCTTCTTCTACAACTTCAACAAAAAGTACCAACAATAGCGCAAATACACCTCCAGAAATATTGAATATATGGAAAAGTATTAGTGATTCAATTGACGTTGACGAGGGTATAGGGGACTCTCCCAGTATTTGGAACCAACCAGCAAATATCATACCCACAGCTCACTGCTCGCCCACAATCTCAATTAGTCCTACCGACTCTCTTTTAGGTATGGGTGAACATTCTGCAAATCAACAAAATCATAACCACATTAAAGATCCCACTATTTGTAATATCCCACAAAAGATAAAAACCATTCAAGTGCAATCCAACGcagaaaaaattttaattcatcGTGAATGCTTTGTATGTAATGAAAATAATGTTACCACTGCTTTGGTTCCATGTGGTCACAATATGTTTTGTATGGAATGTGCTAATCACATCTGTCTTTCTATGGATGCTGTTTGTCCGGTTTGTAATTCTATTGTTTATCATGCAATGCGAATTTTAGGAtaa
- the LOC122622931 gene encoding uncharacterized protein LOC122622931 isoform X3: MSTAHITNELSRFNRVSSSSPSSSISSVNLSSASVSPSFSSLRDSAVAPVLISLQKGYKSPTAMSAQVTSKIPTNINLKGSIQKTNPAHHHDMSEQSKVNESTLPLSEDPRTLQLALELSLVGFNDNQNCYAQPAQPLPMPLSAQNDFEIGTMNNMHTFSKVDSTLPISSAPNCLLLPTAGTASSEDRSKKSQNMTECVPVPSSEHVAEIVGRQGCKIKALRAKTNTYIKTPVRGEEPVFVVTGRKEDVNKAKREILSAADHFSLIRASRKPITDGHNNGIVGSASSSSGGAVPRMSGPPCMPGQVTIQVRVPYRVVGLVVGPKGATIKHIQQETQTYIVTPSREKEPIFEVTGLPDNVDTARKQIEAHIALRTGSGSGNADAITMQISNSVEANEYASLPSLTQILNDDLNSEILSSIYKNAHASTQEYANNSMKTIGNVSNSVQHVQGQHTGNCFQKSEFADMEIAANITATDIYDKRLPGNEVSMPLAKANVANIVFRTTSSKTLSFCTPTSTSASFHPNCNANILTRSCSSASSTTSTKSTNNSANTPPEILNIWKSISDSIDVDEGIGDSPSIWNQPANIIPTAHCSPTISISPTDSLLEPIFGNPDILFCWLCD, from the exons ATGTCTACAGCACACATAACCAATGAATTAAGTAGATTCAACAGAGTGAGTTCAAGTTCTCCATCGAGTTCCATCTCATCCGTCAACTTGTCATCTGCTTCCGTGTCACCAAGCTTCTCCTCATTGCGAGATAGTGCTGTTGCACCGGTTTTAATTTCGCTTCAAAAAGGGTACAAGAGTCCAACTGCTATGTCTGCTCAGGTCACATCGAAGATCCCTACTAACATTAATTTGAAAGGATCTATCCAGAAAACAAACCCAGCACACCATCACGATATGTCTGAACAATCCAAAGTCAATGAATCAACGCTACCACTGTCCGAAGATCCGAGGACATTGCAATTGGCGTTGGAACTATCATTGGTTGGATTTAACGACAATCAAAATTGCTATGCGCAACCTGCTCAACCGCTACCAATGCCCTTAAGTGCACAAAATGACTTTGAAATTGGGACCATGAACAACATGCACACATTTTCTAAAGTAGACAGCACGCTACCAATTTCATCGGCACCGAACTGCCTTCTATTACCGACTGCCGGCACCGCCAGTTCAGAAGATCGATCCAAAAAGTCGCAAAATATGACCGAATGTGTTCCAGTCCCCAGTTCTGAACATGTAGCAGAAATAGTGGGCAGACAGG GGTGCAAAATCAAAGCTTTGAGAGCCAAAACCAACACTTACATTAAGACGCCAGTTCGAGGGGAGGAACCTGTGTTCGTGGTGACTGGTCGAAAGGAAGATGTAAACAAGGCTAAACGAGAAATTCTTTCCGCTGCTGATCACTTTAGCTTAATACGCGCATCACGTAAGCCTATAACCGACGGTCACAACAACGGAATTGTAGGAAGTGCGAGTAGCTCTAGTGGTGGTGCAGTTCCTCGCATGTCAGGTCCCCCTTGTATGCCTGGTCAGGTAACCATTCAGGTACGTGTACCTTATCGGGTAGTGGGACTCGTTGTTGGACCAAAAGGCGCTACAATCAAACATATTCAACAAGAGACGCAAACTTACATTGTGACACCATCGCGAGAAAAGGAACCAATTTTTGAAGTTACTGGCTTGCCAGACAACGTTGATACTGCACGAAAGCAAATAGAAGCTCATATTGCTCTTCGAACTGGAAGTGGATCTGGAAATGCTGATGCTATTACTATGCAAATTAGTAATTCGGTTGAGGCTAATGAATACGCGTCACTGCCTTCATTAACGCAAATTCTAAATGATGATTTGAATTCGGAAATTTTATCGTCCATATACAAAAATGCCCATGCGTCTACTCAAGAGTATGCAAATAATTCAATGAAGACGATTGGAAACGTAAGCAATTCAGTGCAGCACGTGCAAGGTCAGCATACTGGTAACTGTTTTCAAAAATCTGAGTTTGCTGATATGGAAATAGCAGCAAATATAACGGCAACAGATATATATGACAAACGTCTTCCTGGAAATGAAGTTTCTATGCCTTTGGCCAAAGCTAATGTTGCTAATATTGTTTTTCGCACTACGTCTAGTAAAACATTGTCTTTCTGTACTCCCACATCTACATCGGCATCGTTTCATCCCAACTGTAATGCCAATATTTTAACAAGATCTTGTTCATCTGCTTCTTCTACAACTTCAACAAAAAGTACCAACAATAGCGCAAATACACCTCCAGAAATATTGAATATATGGAAAAGTATTAGTGATTCAATTGACGTTGACGAGGGTATAGGGGACTCTCCCAGTATTTGGAACCAACCAGCAAATATCATACCCACAGCTCACTGCTCGCCCACAATCTCAATTAGTCCTACCGACTCTCTTTTAG AACCAATATTTGGAAACCCTGATATTCTGTTCTGCTGGCTGTGTGATTGA
- the LOC122622932 gene encoding uncharacterized protein LOC122622932 isoform X2 yields MLANSCCGGKKYETYDQYYRTLTKKTRQNASDTTVHVEVHSNEIEIPGSYRFNFYSKKKNRRMNILGHMRCNFRVTRYVTVTVLLILATAVSAYDQPEIKGFSNSSNGVSSEMVLLSKNGSSLSEEDKIIENTGIFHMKVQSKLGKKSSPLAKVSGYGDISRGQSVSLYRNTLINIESMLHRQLREKAKVDSIESIKMHILMRLNLKKLPNITKPISVPQNIIDNFYKNYNASSKNNVWNRMENNDESHLSINDTYGGDTMAEFFDESSSSQMQGDDANTVNEFLIDLNKNQAKKSDIPNKTNDEENESILSHISSIYIFPETFMVPNMVMWESQLLSLRKVFF; encoded by the exons ATGCTGGCCAACTCATGCTGCGGTGGGAAAAAATACGAGACTTATGATCAATATTATAGAACTTTAACTAAAAAGACTCGACAAAACGCATCAGATACAACAGTTCACGTAGAAGTGCACTCCAACGAAATCGAGATTCCAGGTTCTTACAGATTTAATTTttactcaaaaaaaaaaaacaggcgAATGAATATTCTTGGACATATGAGATGCAACTTCCGTGTAACACGATATGTGACGGTCACCGTACTTTTAATATTAGCGACTGCAGTCAGTGCATATGATCAACCAGAAATTAAAGGCTTCAGTAATTCTTCCAACGGCGTTAGTTCGGAAATGGTTTTGTTGAGTAAAAATGGTTCTTCACTATCGGAGGAGGATAAAATTATCGAAAATACGGGAATATTCCATATGAAAGTACAAAGTAAACTGGGGAAAAAAAGTTCTCCTTTAGCAAAGGTATCAGGGTACGGAGATATATCAAGAGGACAAAGTGTATCTTTGTATCGCAATACCTTAATTAATATAGAAAGTATGTTACATCGTCAGTTGCGTGAGAAAGCAAAAGTGGATAGTATAGAATCGATTAAAATGCACATACTTATGCgcttgaatttaaaaaaacttccCAATATAACAAAACCAATTTCGGTACCACAAAATATAATAGAtaacttttataaaaattacaatGCATCCTCAAAAAATAATGTCTGGAATCGTATGGAAAACAATGACGAATCTCATTTATCTATAAATGACACTTATGGCGGCGACACCATGGCTGAATTTTTTGATGAAAGTTCATCCTCCCAGATGCAGGGAGATGATGCTAACACTGTTAATGAATTTCTAATAgatttgaataaaaatcaagCCAAAAAATCGGATATTCCCAATAAAACCAACGATGAGGAGAACGAAAGTATTTTGTCACACATCAGCAGTATATACATCTTTCCTGAAA cttttatggTGCCCAATATGGTTATGTGGGAATCGCAGCTACTTTCTTTAagaaaggtttttttttaa
- the LOC122622932 gene encoding growth/differentiation factor 8 isoform X1 — MLANSCCGGKKYETYDQYYRTLTKKTRQNASDTTVHVEVHSNEIEIPGSYRFNFYSKKKNRRMNILGHMRCNFRVTRYVTVTVLLILATAVSAYDQPEIKGFSNSSNGVSSEMVLLSKNGSSLSEEDKIIENTGIFHMKVQSKLGKKSSPLAKVSGYGDISRGQSVSLYRNTLINIESMLHRQLREKAKVDSIESIKMHILMRLNLKKLPNITKPISVPQNIIDNFYKNYNASSKNNVWNRMENNDESHLSINDTYGGDTMAEFFDESSSSQMQGDDANTVNEFLIDLNKNQAKKSDIPNKTNDEENESILSHISSIYIFPEKIQPHVRHNRKVDVFRFQIDSSYTDLSYATLHLYLRGWDWISTHQPGLIEEIKKQPCKDIVVTIHRAIRLENTTSFTSKVKMFEFRQSIPSGLGQWVTVDLKSLLGNLGSNMTQEILIKGAETWMKTLVVTTDNTTKNPLTVHIEIGSQKKHRRKRSVYMDCTENDHDMRCCRYPLKVNFTSFGWHFVVAPTSFDAYFCSGDCKVGYLEQYPHTHLAALTTSATPCCSPTKMSSLSLLYFDDNHNLVLSVIPNMSVEGCSCS; from the exons ATGCTGGCCAACTCATGCTGCGGTGGGAAAAAATACGAGACTTATGATCAATATTATAGAACTTTAACTAAAAAGACTCGACAAAACGCATCAGATACAACAGTTCACGTAGAAGTGCACTCCAACGAAATCGAGATTCCAGGTTCTTACAGATTTAATTTttactcaaaaaaaaaaaacaggcgAATGAATATTCTTGGACATATGAGATGCAACTTCCGTGTAACACGATATGTGACGGTCACCGTACTTTTAATATTAGCGACTGCAGTCAGTGCATATGATCAACCAGAAATTAAAGGCTTCAGTAATTCTTCCAACGGCGTTAGTTCGGAAATGGTTTTGTTGAGTAAAAATGGTTCTTCACTATCGGAGGAGGATAAAATTATCGAAAATACGGGAATATTCCATATGAAAGTACAAAGTAAACTGGGGAAAAAAAGTTCTCCTTTAGCAAAGGTATCAGGGTACGGAGATATATCAAGAGGACAAAGTGTATCTTTGTATCGCAATACCTTAATTAATATAGAAAGTATGTTACATCGTCAGTTGCGTGAGAAAGCAAAAGTGGATAGTATAGAATCGATTAAAATGCACATACTTATGCgcttgaatttaaaaaaacttccCAATATAACAAAACCAATTTCGGTACCACAAAATATAATAGAtaacttttataaaaattacaatGCATCCTCAAAAAATAATGTCTGGAATCGTATGGAAAACAATGACGAATCTCATTTATCTATAAATGACACTTATGGCGGCGACACCATGGCTGAATTTTTTGATGAAAGTTCATCCTCCCAGATGCAGGGAGATGATGCTAACACTGTTAATGAATTTCTAATAgatttgaataaaaatcaagCCAAAAAATCGGATATTCCCAATAAAACCAACGATGAGGAGAACGAAAGTATTTTGTCACACATCAGCAGTATATACATCTTTCCTGAAA AAATTCAACCTCATGTTCGACACAATCGCAAGGTCGATGTATTTCGATTTCAAATAGACAGTAGCTACACTGATTTGTCTTACGCTACCCTTCATCTATATTTACGTGGTTGGGATTGGATAAGTACTCATCAGCCTGGGCTTattgaagaaattaaaaagcagCCATGTAAAGATATTGTTGTGACTATTCACCGCGCTATTAGGCTTGAAAATACAACAAGCTTTACTTCTAAAGTCAAAATGTTTGAGTTTCGGCAAAGTATTCCGTCAGGACTTGGACAATGGGTTACAGTGGACTTAAAGTCTCTGCTTGGTAATCTTGGGTCAAATATGACGCAGGAAATTCTAATAAAGGGCGCAGAAACCTGGATGAAGACATTAGTGGTGACCACTGATAACACAACGAAAAATCCATTG acTGTTCACATCGAAATTGGATCACAAAAAAAGCATCGGAGAAAGCGCAGCGTATATATGGACTGCACAGAAAATGATCATGACATGCGGTGTTGTCGATATCCCCTTAAAGTTAATTTCACCAGCTTTGGATGGCATTTCGTTGTAGCCCCAACGTCTTTTGACGCATACTTCTGCAGCGGTGATTGTAAAGTTGGTTACCTAGAGCAATATCCCCATACACATTTAGCAGCCTTAACGACATCGGCCACACCGTGTTGCTCGCCGACAAAAATGAGTTCCTTAAGTTTGTTATATTTTGACGATAACCATAATTTGGTTTTAAGTGTTATACCAAATATGTCTGTAGAGGGTTGCAGCTGTTCTTAG